A DNA window from Impatiens glandulifera chromosome 7, dImpGla2.1, whole genome shotgun sequence contains the following coding sequences:
- the LOC124909890 gene encoding 11S globulin seed storage protein Ana o 2.0101-like, with translation MVNSCVLPISILCFLVLTTGGSAYRHEAGQQQQAQCRIQSINPLEPARRLQHEAGYTDVWDQTFDQIQCAGVAASRHLIQQGGLLLPTFSNAPLLAYVVKGRGIVGTINPGCAETFQSSEQIDVGGQFGSQKFRDQHQKIHRCRKGDIVAFKVGVAHWVHNDGNEDLELMVVHDTSNVENQLDQNLRRFFLAGNPQESEMQQRRKYSGQQQDDENFSGNLFQGFETEVLAESFQVDMETAARLQGQDDNRGFIVRVGKEFEMQRPSKYEEEERRREWSPKSNRFEETVCTMRIRENLDDPERADVYTAQGGRISTVNSHNLPILKEIQLSAERGVLYENAMAAPHWTLNAHNIIYILRGTGRIQVVGHSNRAVFNGEVRQGQLLVVPQNYAEVKLAGNEGLEWVSFKTNDRAISSPLAGKTSVIRAMPVEVVMSAFRMSRDEAQKLKYNRQEVRIFPRSKRQSERI, from the exons ATGGTTAACTCTTGTGTACTTCCAATTAGCATACTATGCTTCCTGGTCCTTACAACCGGAGGCTCTGCTTATAGACATGAAGCTGGCCAACAACAACAAGCGCAGTGTCGCATCCAAAGCATCAACCCTCTCGAGCCTGCCAGGCGCCTCCAGCATGAAGCCGGTTACACCGATGTCTGGGACCAGACCTTTGACCAGATTCAGTGTGCCGGTGTGGCCGCCTCCCGCCACCTTATCCAGCAAGGAGGCCTCCTCTTGCCTACTTTCAGCAATGCCCCTTTGCTGGCTTATGTTGTAAAAG GTAGGGGAATTGTTGGCACCATAAATCCAGGCTGCGCAGAAACGTTTCAATCGAGCGAACAAATTGATGTTGGAGGACAATTTGGCTCACAAAAGTTTAGGGATCAACACCAGAAGATCCATCGTTGCAGGAAGGGAGACATTGTTGCCTTCAAAGTTGGTGTAGCTCATTGGGTCCATAACGATGGCAACGAAGACCTTGAACTCATGGTGGTCCACGATACCAGCAACGTCGAAAACCAGCTCGATCAAAACCTCAGG AGATTCTTCCTTGCCGGTAATCCTCAAGAGTCAGAAATGCAACAGAGGAGGAAGTACAGTGGTCAACAACAAGATGATGAGAACTTTTCGGGCAACCTTTTCCAGGGATTTGAGACCGAGGTTTTGGCGGAATCTTTCCAAGTCGACATGGAGACAGCCGCAAGACTACAGGGACAAGATGATAACAGAGGATTCATTGTGAGGGTAGGTAAAGAATTTGAAATGCAAAGACCATCCAAATACGAAGAagaggaaagaagaagagagtgGAGCCCAAAAAGCAACCGATTCGAGGAAACCGTTTGCACAATGAGGATCAGAGAAAATCTCGATGATCCAGAGAGAGCAGATGTGTACACCGCTCAGGGTGGTCGCATTAGCACCGTCAATAGTCATAACCTCCCAATTTTGAAGGAAATCCAATTGAGCGCCGAGAGAGGAGTCCTTTACGAG AACGCAATGGCGGCTCCACACTGGACTCTTAACGCCCACAACATAATATACATATTGCGCGGAACGGGCCGAATCCAAGTGGTGGGTCACTCCAACCGGGCCGTCTTCAATGGCGAAGTCCGTCAAGGGCAGCTATTGGTCGTCCCTCAGAACTACGCTGAAGTCAAGCTGGCAGGAAACGAAGGATTGGAGTGGGTGTCGTTCAAGACAAATGACAGGGCGATATCAAGCCCGTTGGCTGGGAAGACTTCGGTGATCCGGGCAATGCCGGTGGAAGTGGTGATGAGTGCTTTCCGAATGTCGAGAGACGAGGCACAAAAGCTAAAGTATAACCGACAAGAAGTGAGGATCTTCCCGCGATCAAAGAGGCAATCCGAGAGGATTTGA
- the LOC124910394 gene encoding proline transporter 2-like, with translation MVGQNDYQNPPPNKKVYTEEQFVIGIPETAHQISSDSWFQVGFVLTTGINSAYVLGYSGTIMVPLGWLPGVLGLIAATAISLYANSLIAKLHEYGGTRHIRYRDLAGFVYGKRAYSLTWTLQYANLFMINTGYIILAGQSLKGVYVLFTDEHTMKLPYFIAISGVVCGMFAIGIPHLSALRIWLGVSALLSMVYIVVAIVLSTKDGIQAPPRDYGIPGTKTDKIFTTIGAVANLVFAFNTGMLPEIQATIKQPVVKNMMKALYFQFTVGVFPMYIVTFIGYWAYGSTTSTFLLNSVNGPVWVKAFANIAAFLQTVISLHIFASPMYEYLDTKYGIKGSALDFGNLSFRVMVRGGYLTFNTLVAAMLPFLGDFMSLTGAISTFPLTFILANHMYLRAMNNKLTTAQKTWHWFNVIFFGCLSFAAAVAALRLISVDSKTYHIFADL, from the exons ATGGTAGGTCAAAACGATTATCAAAATCCTCCTCCTAACAAGAAGGTCTACACTGAAGAACAATTTGTCATTGGAATACCTGAAACCGCTCATCAGATTAGCAGTG ATTCATGGTTTCAGGTTGGATTTGTTCTCACTACTGGTATTAACAGTGCTTATGTATTGGGATATTCTGGAACAATTATGGTTCCTCTTGGATGGTTGCCTGGTGTTCTTGGCTTGATTGCAGCTACTGCTATATCCTTGTATGCTAACTCTCTTATAGCTAAGCTTCATGAGTATGGAGGGACAAGGCATATACGATATAGAGATCTTGCAGGATTTGTATATG GTAAGAGAGCTTATTCACTCACATGGACATTGCAATACGCAAATCTTTTTATGATCAATACTGGATATATCATCTTAGCTGGTCAATCCCTCAAG GGGGTTTATGTCCTTTTCACCGATGAACATACAATGAAGCTCCCATACTTCATAGCAATTTCTGGGGTTGTTTGTGGCATGTTTGCCATTGGAATTCCCCATTTGTCAGCCTTAAGGATTTGGCTGGGAGTGTCAGCTTTATTGAGTATGGTGTATATTGTTGTAGCAATCGTGCTGTCAACTAAAGATG GAATACAAGCTCCACCAAGGGATTATGGCATTCCTGGAACAAAGACAGACAAGATCTTCACAACCATTGGTGCAGTTGCAAATCTTGTTTTTGCTTTTAACACAGGAATGCTTCCGGAGATACAG GCGACAATTAAGCAGCCAGTTGTTAAAAACATGATGAAAGCCCTATACTTTCAATTCACAGTTGGGGTCTTTCCTATGTACATTGTCACCTTCATTGGCTATTGGGCATATGGATCAACAACTTCAACTTTTCTACTCAACAGTGTCAACGGTCCTGTTTGGGTGAAAGCTTTTGCCAACATTGCTGCTTTCCTACAAACGGTCATTTCTCTACATATATTTGCAAGTCCAATGTACGAGTATCTAGACACTAAGTACGGAATAAAAGGGAGCGCTTTGGATTTCGGGAATCTGTCGTTTAGGGTTATGGTTAGAGGCGGTTATTTGACATTCAACACGCTTGTGGCTGCAATGTTGCCATTCTTGGGAGATTTCATGAGCCTAACCGGGGCTATAAGTACTTTCCCACTCACGTTTATACTGGCAAACCATATGTATCTTCGGGCGATGAACAATAAGTTGACAACAGCTCAGAAGACGTGGCATTGGTTTAATGTCATCTtctttggttgtttatcatttGCAGCTGCTGTAGCTGCATTGAGGCTTATTTCTGTGGACTCTAAAACATACCATATCTTTGCAGATTTATAG
- the LOC124909891 gene encoding pentatricopeptide repeat-containing protein DOT4, chloroplastic-like: protein MSFSSYWLRSFNCRDIKTLKIIHGKFIVSNNYHKPISIQPMFITLYTHFQDLESSILVFQSIREPNTVSWNSIIKSHIQFGYGDSAISLYRQMRNFNIQHDDFTLPILNQSALSIHNGLSFLNALLSLSIRLGLGSELYFCNTMIALYVKCGDFSYARQLFDEMPDRDVVSWTSIISCCNYEGNIDIAFKLFKEMNIVFKPTSITMVVMFDSCCSLYQGKQLHCYVIKIGFPIEESLQNSILKMYTDNGQQDEAENFFEEIPMKDYVSWNIMIMHAAKKGNFMNAVELFKRMRFKLGLKTETLTIMISNNINLLHGGMIHCLSIKYGLDGDYVFRTSLLDFYAKFGELKNSTRVLTEMPFKNEVTCNAMMSAFVKCGAYDEAIRLFNRVIHYSDINPTALIFTTLISAYSHIGALRLGKVLHGYLIRTLLYNNQNTSHLETSILNMYLNCGSISYAKACFEKIVTKDIVTWTTMIDGYGIHGLGVEALQLFDRMLKEEEGIMTRSGTSISISITFLSLLSACSHSGLLNEGFRVFNLMKWEFGIEPDLDHYTCVVDMLSRAGNLKEAICMILKRVVLPDGRIWGALLAGARVYGSEEVFGEYVASRVLELEPDNVGYYTLVSNMEAKVEKWGEVEEIRKCMRNKDLVKKPGCSYVEAGGSIHGFVSGDRSHSKTFQIYELLGGLTGQNSGI from the coding sequence ATGTCTTTTTCTTCTTACTGGCTTCGATCATTCAATTGCAGAGACATCAAAACTCTTAAAATAATCCATGGAAAATTCATAGTCTCAAACAATTATCACAAACCCATATCCATCCAACCCATGTTCATCACTCTCTACACTCATTTTCAAGATCTGGAAAGTTCCATACTCGTATTTCAATCAATTCGAGAACCAAATACCGTATCTTGGAACTCAATCATCAAATCCCATATTCAATTCGGCTATGGAGATTCAGCCATCTCACTTTATCGTCAAATGCGAAACTTCAACATTCAACACGATGATTTCACCTTGCCGATACTAAACCAATCAGCACTTTCAATTCATAATGGATTATCATTTCTCAATGCTCTTCTTTCTTTATCAATTCGGTTAGGTTTGGGATCAGAACTGTATTTCTGCAATACCATGATTGCTCTGTATGTGAAATGTGGGGATTTTAGTTATGCTCGTCAACTGTTCGATGAAATGCCTGATAGGGATGTTGTTTCATGGACATCAATTATCTCTTGCTGTAATTATGAAGGGAATATTGACATTGCTTTCAAGCTGTTTAAGGAAATGAATATAGTTTTTAAACCTACCTCAATAACAATGGTGGTCATGTTTGATTCTTGTTGTTCATTGTATCAAGGTAAGCAGTTACATTGTTATGTAATCAAAATAGGATTTCCCATTGAAGAATCTCTGCAAAACTCgattttgaaaatgtatacTGATAATGGGCAGCAAGATGAAGCTGAAAATTTCTTTGAGGAAATACCCATGAAAGATTATGTCTCTTGGAATATCATGATCATGCATGCAGCTAAAAAGGGAAACTTTATGAACGCTGTCGAGTTGTTTAAACGAATGCGGTTTAAATTAGGATTGAAAACAGAGACACTCACAATCATGATCTCGAATAATATCAATCTCTTGCATGGTGGAATGATACATTGTTTGTCGATAAAGTACGGGCTTGACGGGGATTATGTTTTTCGTACTTCATTGTTGGATTTCTACGCTAAATTCGGCGAGTTGAAAAATTCGACTCGAGTTCTTACTGAAATGCCATTCAAGAACGAAGTTACTTGCAACGCGATGATGTCTGCCTTTGTAAAATGTGGTGCTTATGACGAGGCCATCCGTTTGTTCAACCGAGTAATTCATTACTCCGATATCAATCCAACGGCTCTAATCTTCACGACTCTCATCTCCGCGTATTCCCATATCGGAGCATTACGTCTTGGTAAAGTTCTTCACGGTTATTTGATAAGAACTTTGTTATACAATAATCAAAACACTTCTCATTTAGAGACTTCCATCTTAAACATGTATCTTAATTGTGGAAGCATTTCGTATGCTAAAGCATGTTTCGAAAAAATAGTTACTAAAGATATCGTGACATGGACGACCATGATAGACGGTTATGGCATTCATGGTCTAGGTGTCGAAGCTCTTCAACTTTTCGATAGGATGTTgaaggaagaagaaggaatTATGACACGAAGTGGAACAAGTATAAGCATAAGTATaactttcttgagcttgttatcGGCTTGTAGCCACTCGGGCTTACTAAATGAAGGATTTAgagtatttaatttaatgaaatggGAATTTGGAATTGAACCGGACTTGGATCATTACACTTGTGTAGTGGATATGTTGAGTCGAGCTGGGAATTTGAAAGAGGCTATATGCATGATTCTTAAACGGGTGGTTTTACCCGATGGTAGGATTTGGGGAGCATTGCTTGCGGGTGCCCGAGTTTATGGAAGTGAGGAAGTTTTCGGGGAATATGTTGCTTCTAGGGTTCTTGAATTGGAACCGGATAATGTTGGATATTATACTTTGGTTAGTAATATGGAAGCTAAAGTTGAGAAATGGGGTGAAGTTGAAGAGATTAGGAAATGCATGAGAAATAAAGATTTGGTTAAGAAACCGGGTTGTAGTTATGTTGAAGCGGGTGGGTCGATCCACGGGTTCGTTTCCGGGGATAGATCGCATTCGAAAACGTTTCAAATATATGAGTTGTTGGGTGGTTTAACGGGCCAAAACTCAGGGATTTAA
- the LOC124945659 gene encoding citrate synthase, glyoxysomal-like yields MKKCEDSSIVAQGRLAVLSAHLLAAVESNDFSFLETSCVSSQSNVAPPPNLKGSLTIVDDRTGKKYQVQVTEDGTIKATDLKKITIGNNDKGIKLYDPGYLNTAPVHSSICYIDGDEGILRYRGYPIEELAEGSSFLEVAYLLMYGNLPSQNQLADWEFAVSQHSAVPQGILDIIQSMPHDAHPMGVLVSAMSTLSIFHPDANPALRGQDLYNSKQVRDKQIVRILGKAPTIAAAAYLRMAGRPPVLPSSNLSYSENFLYMLDSLGDRSYRPNPRLARVLDILFILHAEHEMNCSTAAARHLASSGVDVFTALAGAVGALYGPLHGGANEAVLKMLSEIGTVENIPDFIEGVKNRKRKMSGFGHRVYKNYDPRAKVIRKLAEEVFSIVGRDPLIEVAVALEKAALSDEYFVKRKLYPNVDFYSGLIYRAMGFPTEFFPVLFAIPRMAGYLSHWRESLDDPDTKIMRPAQVYKGVWLRSYMPVKERMGSSAEMGDKLGQVSVSNATKRRLSGFAT; encoded by the exons ATGAAGAAATGTGAAGATTCCTCAATTGTCGCCCAAGGTCGATTAGCTGTTCTATCGGCTCATCTCTTAGCTGCAGTGGAATCCAACGACTTCTCTTTCCTCGAGACATCCTGCGTTTCATCTCAATCAAACGTTGCTCCTCCACCGAACCTTAAAGGCTCGTTGACGATCGTTGATGATCGGACTGGAAAGAAGTATCAGGTTCAGGTTACCGAGGACGGAACAATCAAAGCCACCGATTTGAAAAAG ATAACAATAGGGAATAATGATAAGGGGATTAAACTTTATGATCCAGGATATTTGAACACTGCTCCTGTTCATTCATCAATATGTTATATTGATGGTGATGAGGGTATCCTTAGATATAGGGGTTACCCAATTGAGGAGTTGGCAGAAGGCAGTTCCTTCTTGGAAGTGGCCTACCTGCTAA TGTATGGCAATTTACCTTCTCAGAATCAATTAGCCGACTGGGAATTTGCTGTTTCTCAACATTCAGCAGTTCCACAAGGAATTTTG GATATCATACAGTCAATGCCTCATGATGCCCACCCGATGGGTGTCTTGGTCAGTGCAATGAGTACTTTATCCATCTTCCATCCTGATGCCAACCCTGCTCTCAGA GGCCAAGATCTGTACAATTCTAAACAAGTGAGAGATAAACAAATTGTTCGTATTCTGGGAAAG GCGCCAACTATTGCTGCAGCGGCATACTTAAGGATGGCAGGAAGACCTCCTGTTCTTCCCTCCAGCAACCTTTCCTATTCAGAGAACTTCTTATATATGCTAGATTCTTT GGGCGATAGGTCTTATAGACCAAACCCTCGACTAGCTCGAGTTTTGGACATTCTCTTTATCTTGCATGCTGAGCATGAAATGAACTGCTCAACAGCTGCTGCAAGGCACCTTGCTTCCAG TGGAGTGGATGTATTCACAGCTCTTGCTGGAGCTGTTGGAGCACTATATGGTCCTCTACATGGTGGAGCAAATGAA GCTGTGCTTAAGATGCTGAGTGAGATTGGAACAGTTGAGAATATTCCAGATTTCATTGAAGGTGTTAAAAACAG GAAGAGAAAGATGTCCGGTTTTGGCCATCGTGTTTACAAAAACTATGACCCCAGGGCAAAGGTCATTCGGAAGCTAGCTGAAGAAGTGTTTTCCATTGTCGGTCGGGATCCTTTGATTGAG GTTGCTGTTGCTTTGGAGAAAGCTGCCCTATCAGATGAGTACTTTGTGAAGAGGAAGCTATATCCAAATGTTGATTTCTACTCGGGATTAATTTACAG gGCAATGGGGTTCCCAACGGAATTCTTTCCTGTTTTGTTTGCTATCCCTCGGATGGCTGGGTATTTGTCGCACTGGCGAGAGTCTTTGGATGATCCAGATACAAAGATAATGAGGCCTGCACAG GTGTACAAAGGGGTATGGTTACGCAGTTATATGCCTGTTAAGGAAAGGATGGGTTCGTCGGCGGAGATGGGTGATAAGCTTGGCCAGGTTTCAGTTTCTAATGCGACTAAGCGTCGGCTTTCTGGTTTTGCCACATAA